A single genomic interval of Nitrospira sp. harbors:
- a CDS encoding sugar ABC transporter permease has protein sequence MIRLSERAWGYVFAGPAFVLVSLIALAPIAAALWLSLRQQLPIFGIDEFVGARNYLQLWGDDRFWAACRTTLYFTALSVSAELLLGFGFALLLNRLSNGAGKGLRWAHVMIILPWAIPTVVSAQIWAWLYQPDYGLLNYLLSAAGITEGPIDWLADPDWAIHAAVVMDVWKTTPFAALLLLAGLKAVPQELYAAARVDGAGAWEQFRRITLPLLMPVVVIVLVFRTMDAVRVFDAVFVLTGGGPGNSTETLSIYAYKTLFQTLQFGYGSALATAMFVLAALLSMLYLALLRRHVQGGA, from the coding sequence ATGATCCGATTGTCCGAGCGCGCATGGGGATATGTATTCGCCGGCCCTGCGTTTGTACTCGTGAGTCTGATCGCGCTTGCTCCGATTGCCGCGGCCTTGTGGCTCAGTCTGCGTCAGCAGTTGCCGATCTTTGGAATCGATGAATTTGTCGGCGCCCGGAACTATCTCCAATTGTGGGGGGATGACCGGTTTTGGGCCGCCTGCCGGACGACGTTGTATTTCACGGCCCTCTCCGTATCGGCCGAGCTGTTATTGGGTTTCGGATTTGCCTTGCTTCTGAACCGTCTGTCGAATGGAGCGGGCAAGGGACTCCGGTGGGCGCATGTCATGATCATTCTTCCGTGGGCGATTCCGACTGTCGTGTCCGCTCAGATCTGGGCCTGGCTCTATCAACCGGACTACGGCTTGCTCAATTATCTGCTCTCTGCTGCGGGGATCACCGAAGGGCCCATCGATTGGCTGGCCGATCCCGATTGGGCGATCCATGCGGCGGTGGTGATGGATGTGTGGAAAACCACGCCGTTCGCGGCGCTGTTGCTCTTGGCCGGATTGAAGGCCGTGCCGCAAGAACTCTACGCAGCAGCACGAGTCGACGGGGCCGGAGCGTGGGAACAATTTCGTCGGATTACCCTGCCACTTCTGATGCCTGTCGTCGTCATCGTGTTGGTCTTCCGTACGATGGACGCGGTCCGGGTGTTTGATGCGGTCTTTGTGCTCACGGGTGGAGGCCCGGGCAACAGCACGGAGACCCTGTCGATCTATGCGTACAAGACGCTCTTCCAAACCTTGCAGTTTGGGTATGGATCCGCTCTGGCCACGGCGATGTTTGTGCTTGCCGCACTCCTTTCGATGTTGTACCTCGCGCTGCTCCGCCGGCATGTGCAGGGGGGGGCCTGA